CTTATAAACATTTGGGGTGGGGACGCTTTGACCAACTATTTTAGCGTGTCTCACGGATAAGAACAATCTTTGTTAGAAAAACAAAGACTTTTCTAATTTCACCTAATTGTCACTCTAACCCgattattagagaatagtaatAATCCCCGTAATAATCCCATGAAACCTAGGtgtttccatatatatatatatatataacaggtCATTTGTTGCtgttattagtatatatattccACGTCTCATTTTAAGAGAGAGATCCTATTACATGCATGTATAGGATAGAGAGAGCTCAGCAACTTTGTTTGTCCTTGTCCTCAACCATGGAGGCAAAAAGAATCCTCTCCCCAATTTTCTCCGAATCCTCTCCAACATCTCTTTCTCCTATACACGGtctctttatatataaactattgAATTTTGACAACATATGATAGccataaaaagttttttttttaaagaaaaaaaggttttttttaaaaaaagaaacgaaTCCGAACCATTTAATTTGGTTacatcttctatatatatagaaatcaaattgtGATGACTTTGTTAGGAACCACTACAAGTCAAACTTTTCGAGCAATTTATTATGAGGTTTTCTAGTAAATATGTACCTTTTACCGGAAATGTTATGAAATTTTTCCATAGATGGTTTTATTCTTTCTATATATTGTTTTGGCATATTGAAACAACTACATTGATTGGGGAAATGTGTACGTATGAAGAGGTTACTCCTTACTAGGGGTATCTAAAGCATCCCTATTGACCTCTTTTTTCAAACAGCTTTTCTATTCCAAATTGGAAGTTGGATTTTCGGCGGTTCCTGTCCAATAGAGTTGAAAGCAAAAAGATTCAAGCAAATTATCACATAGCTTTTTGTAACaagaaaaaactaattaatttggaGTATCTATTAATTTACTACTCATTTTGTAAGCATTAATTACATGGCTTTTTCCTTAAAAGGTTCAAGCAAACATGTCTCACATCCTAGTTTTCACAATTCGAAAGTTTGAATTTGGAACAAATTAACATAATTTCCCACAATGTAGCTGATTTTCTGGGACAGCTGGGATCTTCTCATCCTGTATGCAAATTATTAATTACGCAATTGTTGTTGTGAACAATTGGCCACAAATCTCCATTACTGAAATATCAACAACTTGTTAGCTTTTCCCTAATTTTAAGATTgctaaatcatatataataatgGATTCCCAAATCACAATGTTTATGGTGGAGAATGTCAAAGCATGAAGTTTATCAACATCTAATTGATGGGTCATCGAGAGCTAAGTTGACTAATCGATAGTTGGGATTTTGTTgttgggggtggggggggggggggaatgTAAAGAAACTTTTAGTCAAAATGCAGTGGATGGTGGGTCggcaaaaaatacaaaaaagaaagaagaaaaaagccataatcaaaaccctatatgtcgaaaaagtaaaattaattcaTCAACTGTTTTGATAATACAGGTATATTGTTATAAATCCATCACAATACTTCATGTTTGATCATCTGAGCGAGACTTGTTGAAAGCACAGCATTGTCGCATGACTAACACAGTACATCGAGTTCGACCATGTATATCCTCATAGAGTACCGCAAAATCACTTTTGATGATATTATTGTGTTAATACACGTGATGATGTATCCTAAACATTAACTAATATCGGTTCGGCGAAAGATAGAGGATTGATGACGCAGAAAATGATCCAAATAAATACACAATGAAAGAATAAGATACCTGCGAATGTAACTCATGATGAGGGTGTCTTGTCCAACTTTTTACTCTAGATTGATCAGAATCGATTCATCTAATGCATCACAGAAACATCGCCCTCACCGATCGGCACTCCTATGTAGACTTCAATTTTGGTGCAATGTCGTGGCAATTTAATTACCACTCCCATCTAAATCTCTTCACCCTCAACCTACAAATTAAATGGTCACTTGTGTATATGCCCCCCATTGATGAGGAACTTTGTCGTCGTTTTGTCcaataacaacaacaaagtTGGTTGGAAGGTGCCATCACCTCATCAACATTTACAATTCCGCGAAGAGTTGGTTAGATAGTTGAAATTATTTGTGCTAATTAGTAGCTAAATATATGCATCTTTAACAGTAATTCAAAATACGGAGAAGTGTCGAAGTTGTTAAGGGGTCATGCTTAAGAAGATGCACATCCATGTAGGGCACAAGAGCAAAACAGGAACCCTTGGaaatgaaaaagtaaaaaagaactaaaaattCACCTTTTTATTATAAACAAAATTCACTTTTTTCAGTCTTAAAAAATTTGCTACGAATGGCTGTAAAATAATGCTAACAAAATTAAGCTGCAACTGCTTACAAATACATGGACGGCATTAAGATGATGTTGACGCGGAATACACCTTAATTTGGATGGTCTACCAATtaataatgcaaaaaataaaaaaaaaaaactagaaatgTTGCAAGTGAATGAAATTAAGAAGCATTAAATGTCCACATTATCAAGTGTGGACAATTAGAACTTGCTTAGTGGGGGAAGGGCTTATAGTCATAGAATTTGTTCAAAGTAAGTTTAATTAATGAGCAAGGAACTGCTTTGAATTGCTGGGACCCTCTAACTGCCTCTCCTGCTCCAAAATGACAAATACATCCCCAtgcataatataattataattataattatattatgccTAGgccagtaataataataataataataataataataataaaagctgTCCCTACCTTTGCAAGTAGTAAAAGTGAGGTTTGTCTCTTTCTTGTGGGATCACTCACCAAAAGGTCATGTGTAGATATTAGCACatagaagaatatatatatacatgcagtAGTGTTCATGAAGCAATAGGGAAAGCAAGGAGCAGGTAAAAAATGTGTTGAGATCGATCCCTCAACTCTCTAAATCATTTTGAAATGAGTCCTATAGTTAACAATTttatttcaagttatttttattaattaaaccaaaaaaattgtCGAATGtaatgataaatttattaaatttaactgtTCTGAATATTTTTCCAACCATTGGATATGTCTATTTTATTTGGTCATGAAAAAATGGTAGAATAGCAGCAtatgaggaaaaaagaaaaatgtgtaTGGATAGCACTGCTTTTAAAGCAAACAGAGGGCAACTCAAGAGATGCATTAGGACAAAAATTGATTGGGAACACCTCAATGTTTGTTTAATTAAGTAGGATGCTTCGAAATGTGAGGTTAAATGAACAATTTGAGTCATTTGACATTCCATCATCAAACAATTGTTGACCTGTGGACTGGTTGAAAACATTTAATCCATctctattcaaaaaataattccTGAATATATAGCCTTCCtttaaatcttatatatatattgacccACTATCTTAAATAAGTACATTGCTTTTCCACAAATATAGTTACACAATATTTTAAACACAAaatatgaggaaaaaaaaaaaagaaaaaaaaatcatctggAGCTGGTCGTGTACTTACAGTCTCCTAACACAAATACACAATATTATAAActgtggagaaaaaaaaaaaaaattcttgtttcctcaatttctatataaataaataatatagaaaaaagaatGAATGAATGGATGGATTAATAAATTTCCCTCTTACGGTTCACTCCCTTCGTTACCAGATGACCCAATCCCCACCTGCAACCACGGTGAGGACTCACCCCCCATGTTAATGTCTTTGAGGTCACTCAACTTCGCCATTTTCACGTTACTATCCACCTCATCATCCacgctattattattattattattattattcacatTAAACCCCTCACTCTTGTTGTTggtattattattgttattattagttGTAGTAGTGTTGTTGTTCTTACTGCTTGTTGTGGGTTTAACTTTGTTACTCGCACTGCTGTGATCGATCCATGATTGCAAGTAGATTGTCGCGGGCACGTCGAGCCGCAGCGGGCTCCCGATGTCTGCGTGCCGGCCCCCCGCGGCCTCGTCGGCGGGCGCGGGGAGGTTGAGATCGAGGGGCTCCCCGGAATTGGCCTCGAACATCGGCCGAAGGGttaggtggtggtggtggtgattgACGGCGTGGTCTGGCCCCGCCAATGCATGGAGCTTCGCGATCGCGGTGGAGTCTGACGGCGAGTTTGACGTGAGCCAGTGGCACCGCTTGTGCCCGCCGAGCGCCTGCCCTGACGTGAACACGCGGTGGCATATCGAGCACTCGTGCACCTTCGACTTCTTCTTCagtggcgacggcggcggtgccACCGCCGCCAGCGGGGGCGGGTTGCTGAACGGCACGATTGCCATCGCCATTCCCGCAACGGCAGAATCGGTTtccgcagcggcagcggcagcacTGTCGCGTGCGACTGCGGCTGGGTGGTCGTCGTCGTGGGGCCGGGCATCGTCGAGCTCGTCGAGCTTGGCAGCGAAGCAGCCCTTGACTTTTTTATGGCTGGCACGGTGGCCGCCGAGGGCCTGGTGTGAGGTGAACACCTTCTTGCACGCCTTGCACTCGAACAGCCCGCGGGGGACCGTCGTTGCTGTCGCGGTTGCTGTCGGCGGCACAGGCGATTTCAATTTCTCATGCGGAGGAGCGAAAAAGGATATCGGATGCGGCGGCGTCGGCAGCTGCGGCCGTGCCCGGTCCTCGTCCTTGCTTGCCGACGCGCACGACTCCTGGTCGGTGTCGACGACAACCACCGGGTCGACACGCGCAGCCGACAGCATAACAAGACAATTGGCCAAGTCCTCCTCCTCGCTTGACGGGCACACCAACTGCATCGCCGGGGCGGAATTCTTAGCACGTCGCGACCGCTTGCCCTTCGACCACGCGGCATACCCACGGTGCGCGGCAACGAGGTCGTCCTCCGCATCTGACGGAGGGGACGAAGGGAGCGAGTCCTCGACCTCGTCGTCGGAGCTGCATTTGCCGTGCTCCAGGAAGGACTTCCAGGAGACGAACTCCTTGCCGCAGTTCTCACAGACGCGGCAGCTCTTGAGGCGGTTCGGGTTGGTGCGGAGAGCGTACATGCGCTTATGTCCCACCGACGGGTTCGCGGCGGCGTCCCAATGATCGGCATTATTGCCGCCGCAAGCGGAGGGGTCGTCGTCCAGATCGTTTCCCCCCGAGGCTTCATCGTTGATGCCGTGCGCGCGCATGTGGCCACCGAGAGCCCGCCCGCAGCCGAAGCCCTTCTTGCAGATCCTACAGTAATGCTTATACGTCGGCGGtggctgcggctgctgctgctgctgctgttgctgttgttgttggtCCATCACCATAGCCATGAACAAGAAATCAAGCTACAGATAGCGAAAGAAAAAGCATAGAATGGTGGGGGATTGAGGAGgttggtttattttttttttgtagtggtTAATGCTGTTGTGTTTTGCTGGTTGGTTAGTAAGTTTCTATGGTCTAAGACTAAGCTCCGAGTTGTGCTTTTGGATggctcttcttttctctctcacatcTGTTTCACTAATTACTaaatttactctctttttttttatagatatgtatatatatatattttattactttctttttcaattcatttttctttaattttatacatatatatttttagatgtTTATAGAGGGGCTCCGTGAATGTAGATGAGTCGAGGGGTGGATGTGGATGGGGCGGGGTTGGGGAGCTGCGTTGTAGTCGTTGGCGACAAGTGGGTGTAAGGGGAATGAGTTGCTTGGGCGCCGCCTAGTCAACGGTAAATGTACTCGGTTCGGGTGAATAGGGTGGTGAGGAGAGATACGTGGAGAGCGCGAGTTTTAAAGCCATCCATTTGTATTCCTTTCAGTACAAGGCAAGTAAAAAATACGTATCCTCACGTGCTTGCTCTTCAATGTCTTCGTCTCAAGGTACACATATTACACCTCTCCTCAAACGTAGCTCAACCCCacaaaatttttagtttttttttcccttttttgagGTAACACTGTACGAAGCTTATCTAAATTCAACTACCATATatattaaagttttaattttattacccaacatttcaatatatttatctctcaaaaaaaaaaacatttcaatatatttgatttgggtcggtcaaaaatattttgactttaaaatttaatgtattgtttctttttacatgtttagtttgtttattttatgcaaattctcacgactataaatttattaaagtaaatgattagcttaaattttaaagttaaaatatcgctgattgattcaaatcaaataaattaaaaagttagatagcaatattaaaattttaaaagagcaGATAGTTAATTTAATATAGCCCATAATTGAAATAAGTTTGCATAAAATAAACAAACTAAACATGtaaaaagaaacaatatattaaagttttaattttattacccAACATTTCAATATATTTATCAGTTTGGTTATAATGCTATTGATAATACTAAATACGTGGcgctagttctatatatatagtgtgggtgtggaaatttataatttattatcggAATGCATGTTGCAACTTCTAATTGGAGTTCCATGTATAAAATCATTCCATTGGACGAGACTATCTACATCTTTCAAATCCATAACCAAGCCAAAACTGTTGCATGAATTTATATCCAAGCAAATTGATGTTTGACACTTGATTGTGTTGGGGATCAACAAATTAAAGTAAATCGAAATAATAGTAAATGTATGTAAATAGTTAAAGAAATTTCAATTCAAACGCTTTAACACTCGTGGCATATATTTCGCTGTTCTTTCCAAAATTAGTAATGTTCCGAAACTTTGACTTTTATTTACGCTCGTGTTGCATGTGATGCATGTGAACGGCAACAAATAAACTAAATAGCGATTTTACCTAACATTAGTGATGATGACAGGTTACAAACAAAACTTTTTCGGAATATCATAATCTTCAGGAGTATATAATTGGTTGAATTAAAGATCAAACCGAATTGAACATATTAAATTTTCGGTCCTTAGATGAAGTGTGGATGAAACGATGtacgattagaatgatagtaattCTCAAGaattaagtgggtggttggttgaatagtatgatttaatggatgaaaataattaaaagagtaAATCTAGTGATAGAAAACTTAGTAGTATCaaatgtttggtgctatcgatagcattgtagtattatatatatatatatatatctatatttatactatatataaaagtgtatagaaattccgacaattaatgacagacggaatccaaaaagaaataaaataatattccttacgaatagttataattaatttgttaaaaatatctcaaataaaagtTCTTTTTATCGATTATTTTTCTTCTGCTCACATGAGCACATTTACTTGAAAATACATAATGAGATATTCGTCGAAGGCCAGTTTGAACTTGTTTTACTCAGGTAAGAAGAAAAGTTATAACCGCGATGCAGAACTTTAGCATGATTTGAAATCACTATCTGAATTTAAAATGATATAACATcatctgaatatatatatatacttaacaATATACTTACAATTGAGCATATGATGTTTTCACATTTCAGGATATGATCCTAAATTAATTCTTCCCAGGTGCAGAGAAATCTTGGACTTTTTATTCTTCCAAAAATGATGGTAACttccaaaagcaaaagcaaaagcaagtCATATGATGCAGTGCTTAATGCCAAAAGGGATTTAGATGCAACAATATTGAGTATAATTGAATAATGGTAATGCAGTgccttaattattataaataaactaAATAGTACCTCTTGTGGTGCACGTTTAGAAATCATGCATGCAAATGAATAACCAACACTTAAATAATCAATTTTGTAGGTTTTGAAGGGATTAGAATTGATTGATTTCGCGAAGAAAAtagtacaacaaaaaaaaaaaagatgatggcGTGGTGATGAAGAGCTAAAAGATGTGCTACGGGCCACCATCGTGAGCGATAGAAAAtactttgtttttattttgagcaCTTACTTAGCTTGAGCGAAAACTATCAATTAAACATTGcactaacaaatttaaaattcttctttatttttttttgtagatgtCTACAGGCTACATACATACGCACTACTCACTCGAGTATGTAGAGAGAAGTACTTTCTAATTAAGTCCCTTAGGTAGCAGTGATGAGTTACTTAACTATTGaaaagaatattattaataagatAAACTTCAacccccatatatatatatatatatatatatgggggtTGAAGTTTatcttattaataatattcttttCAATAGTTAAGTAACTCATCACTGCTACCTAAGGGACTTAATTAGAAAGTACTTCTCTCTACATACTCGAGTGAGTAGTGCGTATGTATGTAGCCTGTAGacatctacaaaaaaaaataaagaagaattttaaatttgttagtgCAATGTTTAATTGATAGTTTTCGCTCAAGCTAAGTAAGtgctcaaaataaaaacaaagtaTTTTCTATCGCTCACGATGGTGGCCCGTAGCACATCTTTTAGCTCTTCATCACCACgccatcatcttttttttttttgttgtactaTTTTCTTCGCGAAATCAATCAATTCTAATCCCTTCAAAACCTACAAAATTGATTATTTAAGTGTTGGTTATTCATTTGCATGCATGATTTCTAAACGTGCACCACAAGAGGTACTATTtagtttatttataataattaaggcACTGCATTACCATTATTCAATTATACTCAATATTGTTGCATCTAAATCCCTTTTGGCATTAAGCACTGCATCATATGacttgcttttgcttttgcttttggaaGTTACCATCATTTTTGGAAGAATAAAAAGTCCAAGATTTCTCTGCACCTGGGAAGAATTAATTTAGGATCATATCCTGAAATGTGAAAACATCATATGCTCAATTGTAAGTATATtgttaagtatatatatatattcagatgATGTTATATCATTTTAAATTCAGATAGTGATTTCAAATCATGCTAAAGTTCTGCATCGCGGTTATAACTTTTCTTCTTACCTGAGTAAAACAAGTTCAAACTGGCCTTCGACGAATATCTCATTATGTATTTTCAAGTAAATGTGCTCATGTGAGCAGAAGAAAAATAATCGATAAAAAGAACTAAaactaaacaaaagaaaacactttttttttttttcagatctCGTTTGGTTTTGTTCATGAATCCCTAAATAGTGAAAACTGAAATTTCTAGTTTGATTACCGATTGTATCTAGCATAATTGGCTAAGAATTTAATGTTTAGTATTCGGGATCTCaagttcaaaatctaattattttagtgTTTTAActgacttttttttaataaaaatatgccGTCGCAGAAAAATTTTGATTCCGATTAGTCCCCCTTTGATCTGCCCCCCTTCACTTTCTCTCTCAGATCTCCACAGCTGCTCCCGCCATCAACACCGCCGcgaactgttttttttttttttttttcctcccctcTGTTTGCTTTTTGCATGGAGtgatttatttgaattattcaaACAGTATATTTCGttgaatttgtttattttttcgtATATCATAgatttaattcacatttgatTACgtagaaaatatttgaaaaaaaattatctttctaCTTAGAGAAACAGTACAGTCGACTTGAAATAGcctctaaaaaaaagaaagagagagcagTTACTGTATAGAGCCCTGCATTAATGTGGGCCACATTGGGTTATTGGATCAATGGCCCAGCGCAGGCCTATTTTGAGCCCCTCTAATTCACATCTCTTCCAACTAAAAAGGCCCGTATTTATACAACTCCGTTTCCTTGTCGTCCTCTTCCTGCGATTCCGCACTAtaatcgtcgtcgtcgtcgttgtcgtcgtcgtcgtctctcCGACGAGGTCGCCATGGACGAGGTTGCGTTAGCTGTGGAGGGCCTGAAAAGGGAATGGGACGAAACCGCGGCGCAAATCCGAGAGCGGATCGCGGCGATCGAGGGTTGCGGGAGATCCGGGAGGGGGACGGAGGAGGCGAACTCGCTCCCGCGGTTGAACGCCTCGGCGCAGGACGGGCTCGCCTCGCTCAGATCGATGCAGTGCAAGCTCGATCTCCTCGCCCAGCAGTTGCCCACACCAGACGAGGTGCAGCGTGGCCAATCCACTCTAGAGTCCTGGAAGGAACAGTACAACAAGTATGTTTGTTCCTCTTGCaaatcatttttattattttccctttttttcttcaagATCCTAGTGAATTTTGGCTCGTTGACACTCTTAATCGTTGGAAATTTggaaggggaaaaagaaaaaccaaccCTAATT
This genomic window from Ananas comosus cultivar F153 linkage group 3, ASM154086v1, whole genome shotgun sequence contains:
- the LOC109708129 gene encoding uncharacterized protein LOC109708129; this translates as MAMVMDQQQQQQQQQQQPQPPPTYKHYCRICKKGFGCGRALGGHMRAHGINDEASGGNDLDDDPSACGGNNADHWDAAANPSVGHKRMYALRTNPNRLKSCRVCENCGKEFVSWKSFLEHGKCSSDDEVEDSLPSSPPSDAEDDLVAAHRGYAAWSKGKRSRRAKNSAPAMQLVCPSSEEEDLANCLVMLSAARVDPVVVVDTDQESCASASKDEDRARPQLPTPPHPISFFAPPHEKLKSPVPPTATATATTVPRGLFECKACKKVFTSHQALGGHRASHKKVKGCFAAKLDELDDARPHDDDHPAAVARDSAAAAAAETDSAVAGMAMAIVPFSNPPPLAAVAPPPSPLKKKSKVHECSICHRVFTSGQALGGHKRCHWLTSNSPSDSTAIAKLHALAGPDHAVNHHHHHLTLRPMFEANSGEPLDLNLPAPADEAAGGRHADIGSPLRLDVPATIYLQSWIDHSSASNKVKPTTSSKNNNTTTTNNNNNNTNNKSEGFNVNNNNNNNNSVDDEVDSNVKMAKLSDLKDINMGGESSPWLQVGIGSSGNEGSEP